From Desulfuromonas soudanensis, the proteins below share one genomic window:
- the istB gene encoding IS21-like element helper ATPase IstB, whose amino-acid sequence MTDLSDGLKQLKLQRLSDQIDGYLQDAAKQQWGYDEFLRQLIDAELASKQDKRTEMGTRMARFPFVKTLESFEFAYQPSIDAKRIKELSCCRWVANGENILLLGPPGVGKTHLAVGLGIEAIRRGYRTLFIGAQALIASLARAHNENRLEDKLKQYCQPKLLIIDEIGYIPIDRLGANLFFQLISRRYEKGAMIMTSNQPYSNWGEIFGDQVIASAILDRVLHHAISISIKGESYRLKEKLKAGLLSKQAARE is encoded by the coding sequence ATAACAGACCTCTCCGATGGCTTAAAACAACTGAAGCTGCAGCGTCTCTCCGATCAGATTGATGGTTATCTGCAGGATGCCGCCAAGCAGCAGTGGGGCTATGACGAGTTCCTGCGGCAACTGATCGATGCGGAATTGGCATCCAAGCAGGATAAACGCACCGAGATGGGCACGCGCATGGCGCGTTTTCCCTTCGTCAAGACACTGGAATCCTTCGAATTCGCCTATCAACCGTCCATCGACGCCAAGCGCATCAAGGAACTGTCCTGCTGCCGCTGGGTGGCCAACGGCGAGAACATCCTGCTGCTGGGGCCACCCGGGGTAGGTAAAACCCATTTGGCCGTTGGCTTGGGGATTGAGGCTATTCGCCGCGGTTACCGAACGCTCTTTATCGGAGCCCAGGCTCTGATCGCCAGTCTTGCCCGTGCACACAATGAAAACCGGCTGGAGGACAAACTCAAGCAATACTGCCAGCCCAAACTGCTGATCATCGACGAGATCGGCTACATCCCTATTGATCGGCTGGGCGCCAATCTCTTCTTCCAGCTCATATCCCGCCGCTATGAGAAGGGGGCCATGATCATGACCTCAAACCAGCCCTACTCGAATTGGGGCGAAATCTTCGGCGATCAGGTCATCGCCAGCGCCATTCTAGACCGGGTGCTTCATCATGCCATTTCGATCAGCATCAAAGGTGAGAGCTACCGGCTAAAAGAGAAACTCAAAGCCGGCCTCCTGTCCAAACAGGCGGCAAGAGAATAA
- the istA gene encoding IS21 family transposase: protein MKQDESEQILHNHLQQTSMLEVQMVHRDKYGAIRELAEQGIAKKAISRALGLDIKTVRKYLEQEQWVSYRREPATRTVLSGFEDWIKNRASEVDYNASVLFREAKLLGYPGGYETLKRFVRPLRTEQRKIAEATLRFETPPGQQGQVDWGSSAVWLGEQRVRLHFFILTLGYSRRPFARAFVDEKMASFLAGHEASFAWFGGRPRELLYDNPRTAVLRREGGQVILNGTFADFVAHYGFRPRFCKPYRARTKGKVESGVKYLKRNFLAGRRFLDLAHLNRELERWLTEVADLRIHGTTGERPIDRFAHESLVEISAVPPYRLETVVTRVVPPDVLVNFSGNRYSVPWRYVGETVEVQVRGSEVLLLFRGEPIACHSKLAGSGQRCIDPAHLQGLFRNPCERPAPHPPRFDPQWPGDDVMIRDLAIYDQVAGL, encoded by the coding sequence ATGAAGCAAGACGAAAGCGAACAGATTTTGCACAATCACCTTCAGCAGACTTCAATGCTGGAGGTGCAAATGGTCCACAGGGACAAGTATGGTGCAATCCGGGAACTTGCCGAGCAGGGGATTGCCAAAAAGGCCATTTCCAGGGCGCTGGGGTTGGATATCAAAACCGTGCGCAAGTACCTTGAACAGGAGCAATGGGTCTCCTATCGGAGAGAACCTGCCACCCGGACGGTTCTTTCTGGCTTCGAGGACTGGATCAAAAACCGAGCGTCGGAAGTTGATTACAATGCCTCCGTGCTGTTCCGCGAGGCTAAGCTGCTGGGCTATCCGGGAGGGTACGAGACACTCAAGCGTTTTGTCCGTCCCCTGCGAACCGAGCAGCGAAAGATCGCCGAGGCCACGCTACGCTTCGAAACACCACCAGGGCAGCAGGGGCAGGTCGATTGGGGCAGTAGCGCTGTTTGGCTCGGTGAACAGAGAGTCCGACTGCATTTTTTCATCCTGACCCTGGGGTATTCGCGCCGGCCCTTCGCCCGGGCTTTTGTCGATGAGAAGATGGCCAGTTTTCTAGCCGGGCACGAAGCGTCATTCGCCTGGTTCGGGGGCCGCCCTCGAGAATTGCTCTATGACAACCCGCGCACCGCGGTGCTTAGACGTGAAGGCGGCCAGGTGATTCTGAACGGGACCTTTGCTGATTTCGTTGCCCATTATGGCTTTCGCCCGCGCTTCTGCAAGCCGTACCGCGCCCGCACTAAGGGAAAGGTGGAGTCAGGGGTCAAATACCTCAAGAGGAACTTTCTGGCTGGTCGCCGGTTCCTGGATCTCGCGCATCTCAATCGGGAGTTGGAGCGGTGGCTGACGGAAGTTGCTGACCTGCGCATCCACGGTACTACCGGCGAGAGACCGATCGACCGCTTCGCCCATGAAAGTCTGGTGGAAATCAGCGCCGTGCCACCCTACCGCCTGGAGACGGTCGTCACCCGAGTGGTTCCTCCCGATGTTCTGGTGAACTTCAGCGGCAACCGCTACTCGGTTCCCTGGAGGTATGTCGGCGAAACCGTTGAAGTCCAGGTGCGCGGCAGCGAGGTGCTGCTTCTCTTCCGGGGGGAGCCGATTGCTTGTCATTCCAAGCTCGCAGGCTCCGGACAACGGTGTATCGACCCGGCACACTTGCAAGGCCTGTTTCGCAACCCCTGCGAGCGCCCGGCTCCCCATCCGCCGCGTTTTGATCCGCAGTGGCCCGGTGACGACGTGATGATCCGGGACTTGGCAATCTATGACCAAGTTGCCGGGCTTTAG
- a CDS encoding IS110 family transposase: MVEIDLLTIEHYEELLGTLERQLEKVAEHHDPISLALLKSIQGVGRILGMVILYEIENIARFPREQDFASYCRLVKPSKESNGKSYGHSGKKIGNAHLRWAFGEAVVLMLKGNKPAQAVLQKLASKHGKGKALAILSHRLCHRSWNNPPLWSLKFPPS, encoded by the coding sequence ATGGTGGAAATTGACCTTCTCACCATCGAGCATTACGAGGAACTCCTGGGCACACTCGAAAGGCAGTTGGAGAAGGTTGCCGAACATCACGATCCCATCAGCCTGGCTCTGCTCAAGAGCATCCAGGGTGTCGGCCGGATTCTCGGGATGGTGATTCTCTACGAGATCGAAAACATCGCCCGCTTCCCCCGGGAGCAGGATTTCGCCTCCTACTGCCGCCTGGTCAAGCCGAGCAAGGAGTCGAACGGAAAATCCTACGGCCACAGCGGCAAGAAGATCGGCAACGCCCACCTGCGCTGGGCCTTCGGTGAGGCGGTGGTCCTGATGCTCAAGGGAAACAAGCCAGCTCAGGCCGTACTGCAGAAACTGGCCAGCAAACACGGCAAGGGGAAGGCCCTGGCGATCCTCTCTCACCGCCTGTGTCATCGGTCATGGAATAATCCCCCCCTGTGGTCATTGAAATTTCCCCCCTCCTGA
- a CDS encoding IS1182 family transposase, which yields MPKFIDYNYNQMVMVPVAFDQQILTGTFEHSINYLVNHELDLTIFHHRFKNDDNGRPAYDPAILLKIVLLAYSRGVTSSRKIEALCRENVVFMAISADSRPHFTTIADFISSSAKEVSKLFHQVLMVCDRLGLIGKEMFAIDGCKLPSNASKEWSGTKADLQKKSEKIERAVGYMLKKHREEDKKGARDESMRQREEKQIATLRKASHKIQKFLNENEDRQGISGKVVQSNITDNASAKMKTSHGVLQGYNGVAAVDGKHQVVVAAEAYGQGQEHGLLEPMLEKVRDNLSQGGDSDVLDGAKVLADSGYHSTKTLEHLEAQGIDAYIADNAFRARDPRFQTAARHKANEPVKPKAPKQRFSVEDFAVDLDDQTCTCPAGKTLWLKCEKAKIGQHVFMQFMGRQADCDNCPLRAQCLRSVKQKGARQVNVLLETLPKDKTKVGPIQRMKEKIDTALGRHTYSMRLGIVEPVFGNIRETLGLRRFSLRGKEKVDGQWKLMTMLHNIFKIHRYGWAV from the coding sequence ATGCCCAAATTCATAGACTACAACTACAATCAAATGGTCATGGTACCGGTCGCGTTCGATCAGCAGATTTTGACCGGAACTTTTGAACATTCAATCAACTACCTGGTCAATCACGAACTCGACCTGACCATCTTTCACCATCGCTTCAAGAATGATGATAACGGCCGTCCGGCCTACGATCCGGCGATTCTATTGAAAATCGTCCTTCTGGCCTACTCCCGGGGTGTCACCAGCAGCCGCAAGATTGAAGCGCTGTGCCGGGAGAATGTTGTCTTCATGGCGATCTCGGCCGACAGCCGACCTCACTTCACCACCATTGCCGACTTCATCTCCTCTTCCGCCAAGGAGGTCTCCAAGCTCTTTCACCAGGTGCTGATGGTCTGCGACCGTCTCGGGCTGATCGGCAAGGAGATGTTCGCCATCGACGGCTGCAAGCTCCCGTCGAACGCCTCCAAGGAGTGGAGCGGCACCAAAGCCGACTTGCAAAAGAAGAGCGAGAAGATCGAGCGGGCCGTCGGGTACATGCTCAAAAAGCACCGGGAAGAAGACAAAAAGGGCGCCCGGGATGAGTCGATGCGCCAGCGCGAGGAGAAGCAGATCGCCACCCTTCGCAAGGCCAGCCACAAGATCCAGAAGTTTCTGAATGAGAACGAAGACCGCCAGGGGATCTCGGGCAAGGTCGTGCAGAGCAACATCACCGACAACGCCAGCGCCAAGATGAAGACCAGCCACGGCGTGCTTCAGGGGTATAACGGCGTCGCTGCCGTTGACGGAAAGCACCAGGTGGTCGTGGCCGCCGAAGCCTACGGACAGGGGCAGGAACACGGCCTGCTGGAGCCGATGCTCGAGAAGGTGCGGGACAACCTCAGCCAGGGCGGGGACAGTGACGTCCTGGACGGAGCCAAGGTCCTGGCCGACAGCGGCTACCACAGCACGAAGACCCTGGAGCATCTCGAGGCGCAAGGGATCGACGCCTATATCGCCGACAATGCTTTCCGCGCCCGCGACCCTCGGTTTCAGACCGCCGCTCGCCACAAGGCCAACGAACCGGTCAAGCCGAAAGCCCCGAAACAGCGCTTTTCCGTCGAGGATTTCGCGGTCGACCTTGACGACCAGACCTGCACCTGTCCCGCCGGAAAGACGCTGTGGCTCAAGTGCGAGAAGGCAAAAATAGGTCAGCACGTTTTCATGCAGTTCATGGGGCGCCAGGCCGACTGCGACAACTGTCCCCTGCGGGCGCAGTGCCTGCGCTCGGTGAAGCAGAAGGGCGCTCGGCAGGTCAATGTACTGCTGGAAACTCTGCCCAAAGACAAAACCAAGGTCGGACCCATCCAACGGATGAAGGAGAAAATCGACACCGCCCTGGGCCGCCACACCTACAGCATGCGCCTGGGGATCGTCGAACCGGTCTTCGGCAATATCCGCGAGACCCTTGGACTGCGACGCTTCTCATTACGCGGGAAAGAGAAGGTCGACGGTCAGTGGAAGCTGATGACGATGTTGCACAACATCTTCAAGATTCATAGATACGGATGGGCGGTTTAG
- a CDS encoding integron integrase — protein MKNSSSEVKEKGAGGSEFWLSFQELLRTKGVPEDRLRWYLNWGEQFARWGKKGSLRERTLQDIGRFLAWLHGLENIKPWQVTQASEALCFLYADFLRQPWANPWPRFEFTEGATAMDPDPIEGARRLLFGDTPPATFSAEIEKVFERYRTEVRLLHYSIRTERAYLSWIRRYIAFSRLRHPGELGAADVKDYLEYLAEEREVSASTQKQALNALVFFYGTVLKEPLGELGEFARAKKPMRLPTVLSRGEVLEVLEMMQGTPALMAGLLYGSGLRLMEGVRLRVMDIDFDLGQIMIRNGKGQKDRLTMLPERFREPLRQHLERIRALHREDLAKGLGEVSLPPGKALQNTEAGREWGWQFVFPARAYSVDPRSRTVRRHHASEDSLQKAVRAAARRAGVTKPVSPHTLRHSFATHLLESGCDIRTVQELLGHRDVATTMIYTHVLNKPGLTVKSPADV, from the coding sequence GTGAAAAATAGCTCATCGGAAGTCAAGGAGAAAGGGGCTGGCGGTTCAGAATTTTGGCTATCTTTTCAAGAACTTCTTCGCACCAAGGGCGTCCCGGAAGATCGCTTGCGTTGGTACCTAAACTGGGGTGAGCAATTCGCCCGATGGGGGAAGAAGGGGTCGCTGCGGGAGCGAACCCTTCAGGATATCGGCCGCTTCCTCGCCTGGCTTCATGGGCTGGAAAATATCAAGCCTTGGCAGGTGACGCAGGCCTCCGAGGCGCTTTGCTTCCTCTACGCTGATTTCCTCCGGCAACCCTGGGCCAATCCCTGGCCCCGATTCGAATTCACGGAAGGTGCCACGGCCATGGACCCCGACCCGATCGAGGGGGCGAGGCGACTTCTGTTCGGGGATACCCCTCCGGCGACTTTTTCGGCCGAGATCGAAAAGGTTTTCGAACGCTACCGCACCGAAGTGCGCCTGCTGCACTATTCCATTCGCACCGAGCGAGCCTATCTCTCCTGGATCCGGCGCTATATCGCTTTTTCTCGTTTACGGCACCCCGGCGAATTGGGGGCAGCTGACGTGAAGGACTATCTGGAGTATCTGGCCGAGGAGCGGGAGGTTTCGGCCAGCACCCAGAAACAGGCCCTCAACGCCCTGGTCTTTTTCTACGGCACCGTCCTCAAGGAGCCCCTGGGCGAACTGGGTGAATTCGCCCGGGCGAAAAAGCCGATGCGCTTGCCGACGGTTCTCTCCCGGGGAGAAGTCTTGGAGGTTCTGGAGATGATGCAGGGGACTCCGGCGCTGATGGCGGGACTCCTTTATGGCAGCGGTTTGCGCCTGATGGAGGGGGTTCGGCTGAGAGTGATGGATATCGACTTCGATCTGGGACAGATCATGATACGCAACGGCAAGGGGCAGAAAGATCGCCTGACCATGCTGCCGGAGCGGTTTCGCGAGCCTCTGCGCCAGCATCTGGAGCGGATCCGGGCGTTGCACCGGGAGGACCTCGCCAAAGGGCTCGGCGAGGTTTCCCTGCCGCCGGGGAAGGCGCTTCAGAACACAGAGGCCGGGCGGGAGTGGGGGTGGCAATTTGTCTTTCCGGCCCGGGCCTACTCGGTGGATCCCCGCAGTAGAACGGTCCGTCGTCACCACGCCAGCGAGGACTCACTGCAGAAGGCGGTCCGGGCGGCGGCCCGCCGGGCCGGGGTGACCAAGCCGGTCTCCCCCCACACCCTCCGTCACTCCTTTGCCACCCATCTCCTCGAATCGGGATGCGACATCCGCACCGTGCAGGAACTTCTCGGGCACAGGGACGTCGCGACGACGATGATCTACACGCATGTCCTCAATAAACCCGGGCTGACGGTCAAAAGTCCGGCAGACGTTTGA
- a CDS encoding IS4 family transposase produces MNAGQTVFRQLLQFLPRHEFNLCARRYRGEYRAKSFTAFDQFLCLAYAQLSGRESLRDIETCLNSHREKLYHIGFRGAVSRSTLADANERRDWRIFQDFGQVLIGMAQQLYRDEPLAIELKQPLFAFDSTTIDLCLTLFPWAEFRTTKAAVKMHTLIDLRGIIPTFVAVTTGKVHDVKMLDEMPVTEEAIYTMDRGYVDFARLYAIHRQGAFFVVRAKDNLRYQRLYSLPKDKEAGVRADQVIALVTQKSKKGYPERLRRVSYVDKERNKRLVFLTNHFEIGATTVADIYKQRWQVELFFKWIKQHLRIKAFYGTSINAVKSQIWVALCIYLLVAIAKRQLSIKCTLYTFLQILEVNLFEKKPISSLVAEALKQIPDTQDYNQLNLFGY; encoded by the coding sequence ATGAACGCTGGCCAGACCGTTTTCAGACAGCTACTTCAGTTTCTCCCGCGTCACGAGTTCAACCTCTGTGCCCGACGGTATCGCGGCGAGTACCGGGCCAAAAGCTTTACTGCATTTGACCAGTTCCTGTGCCTGGCTTATGCCCAGCTATCGGGTCGCGAGAGCTTGAGGGATATCGAAACGTGCCTGAACTCTCATCGGGAGAAGCTCTACCACATCGGATTTCGTGGCGCTGTCTCCCGCTCCACCCTTGCCGACGCCAACGAGCGCCGGGATTGGCGCATTTTTCAGGATTTCGGCCAAGTCCTGATCGGCATGGCACAGCAGCTGTACCGGGATGAGCCCTTGGCCATCGAGTTGAAGCAGCCACTGTTCGCCTTTGACTCGACGACCATTGACCTCTGCCTCACCCTGTTTCCGTGGGCCGAGTTTCGCACGACCAAGGCAGCGGTCAAGATGCACACGCTCATTGACTTGCGCGGCATCATCCCCACGTTTGTGGCCGTGACAACCGGCAAAGTACATGACGTCAAGATGCTTGACGAAATGCCCGTCACCGAAGAGGCCATCTACACGATGGACCGCGGCTACGTAGATTTTGCCCGGCTCTATGCCATTCACCGACAGGGCGCCTTCTTCGTGGTGCGGGCCAAGGACAACCTACGCTACCAGCGGTTGTACTCTTTGCCCAAGGACAAGGAGGCCGGCGTCCGAGCCGACCAAGTGATTGCCTTGGTCACCCAGAAATCGAAAAAGGGTTACCCGGAGAGATTGCGCCGGGTCAGTTATGTTGATAAAGAGCGAAACAAGCGGCTTGTATTCCTCACCAACCACTTTGAAATTGGAGCCACAACGGTTGCAGACATCTATAAACAGCGCTGGCAAGTGGAGCTATTCTTCAAGTGGATCAAACAGCATCTACGAATAAAAGCGTTCTACGGGACTTCTATCAATGCGGTCAAGAGCCAGATATGGGTAGCTCTTTGCATATATCTACTTGTGGCGATCGCTAAAAGGCAGCTTAGCATCAAATGTACTCTCTACACTTTTTTGCAGATCCTGGAGGTCAATCTGTTCGAGAAAAAGCCCATTTCATCGTTGGTTGCGGAAGCGCTCAAGCAGATTCCAGACACCCAAGATTATAACCAGCTGAATTTATTCGGCTATTAA